A stretch of the bacterium genome encodes the following:
- the groL gene encoding chaperonin GroEL (60 kDa chaperone family; promotes refolding of misfolded polypeptides especially under stressful conditions; forms two stacked rings of heptamers to form a barrel-shaped 14mer; ends can be capped by GroES; misfolded proteins enter the barrel where they are refolded when GroES binds), translating to MAKQIQYGEEARQSILKGVNKLADAVKVTLGPKGRNVILEKKFGSPTITKDGVTVAKEIELKDPWENMGAQMVREVASKTSDIAGDGTTTATVLAQAIFREGCKNVAAGSNPMDLKRGIEKAVAAAVEEIRKMSQSVKGKEIAQVGTVSANNDETIGNIIAQAMEKVGKDGVITVEEAKSMETSLEVVEGMQFDRGYLSPYFVTDPERMEVVLENPLILLYEKKISGMKDLLPVLEQVAKMGKPLLIIAEEVEGEALATLVVNKLRGTLHAAAVKAPGFGDRRKAMLEDIAILTGGKVISEDLGIKLENVRVEDLGQAKKIVIDKDNSTIVEGHGKRGDIEARVKQIRRQSEDTTSDYDREKLQERLAKLVGGVAVIKVGAATETEMKEKKARVEDAMHATKAAVEEGIVPGGGVAYLRGITGVEALKLEGDQQIGANIIRRALEEPVRQIAQNAGEEGSVIVERLKREGGSVGFNAASEKVEDLMEAGIIDPAKVCRIALTNASSIASLMLTTEALVSDLPEEEGEKMPAMPPGGGMGGMY from the coding sequence ATGGCGAAACAAATTCAATATGGTGAAGAAGCACGTCAATCTATTTTAAAGGGCGTAAACAAACTCGCGGATGCCGTAAAGGTTACGCTGGGTCCTAAAGGACGCAATGTCATTCTGGAGAAAAAGTTCGGTTCTCCTACAATCACGAAAGATGGTGTGACTGTTGCGAAAGAAATCGAACTGAAAGATCCCTGGGAGAATATGGGCGCTCAGATGGTTCGTGAAGTTGCCAGCAAGACCAGTGATATCGCAGGAGATGGCACCACCACAGCAACCGTTCTGGCTCAGGCAATTTTTCGCGAAGGTTGCAAGAATGTTGCCGCAGGTTCCAATCCAATGGACCTCAAACGGGGAATCGAAAAAGCGGTGGCAGCTGCAGTGGAAGAAATCAGGAAGATGAGCCAGTCCGTAAAAGGAAAGGAGATCGCACAGGTAGGAACCGTATCCGCTAACAACGATGAAACCATCGGAAACATCATTGCGCAAGCGATGGAAAAAGTCGGAAAAGATGGAGTCATCACGGTGGAAGAAGCGAAATCGATGGAGACTTCGCTCGAAGTTGTGGAAGGGATGCAATTCGATCGCGGTTATCTTTCGCCCTACTTCGTAACGGATCCGGAAAGAATGGAAGTCGTACTGGAAAATCCGTTGATCCTTCTCTACGAGAAAAAGATCAGCGGCATGAAGGACCTTCTGCCTGTTCTGGAACAGGTTGCCAAAATGGGTAAACCTCTTCTGATTATTGCGGAAGAAGTGGAAGGAGAAGCGCTGGCGACACTCGTGGTAAACAAACTGCGGGGCACCTTGCATGCCGCAGCCGTTAAGGCTCCTGGTTTCGGTGATCGCAGGAAAGCAATGCTGGAAGACATCGCCATCCTGACCGGTGGAAAAGTGATTTCCGAAGATCTCGGAATCAAATTGGAAAATGTCCGGGTGGAAGATCTTGGCCAGGCAAAAAAGATCGTAATCGACAAAGACAATAGCACAATCGTAGAAGGCCACGGTAAACGGGGTGACATTGAAGCTCGCGTAAAGCAGATTCGACGGCAGAGCGAAGATACTACTTCGGACTACGATCGTGAAAAGCTTCAGGAAAGGCTTGCGAAACTTGTTGGTGGAGTGGCGGTCATTAAAGTGGGCGCTGCGACTGAAACCGAAATGAAAGAGAAGAAAGCCCGGGTGGAAGACGCGATGCACGCCACAAAAGCCGCGGTAGAAGAAGGGATTGTTCCTGGCGGTGGAGTTGCGTATCTGCGAGGAATCACAGGCGTAGAAGCGTTGAAGTTGGAAGGCGATCAACAGATTGGCGCTAATATCATACGTCGCGCGCTCGAAGAACCGGTTCGCCAGATTGCGCAGAACGCAGGAGAAGAAGGATCGGTCATCGTGGAACGCTTGAAAAGAGAAGGAGGCAGCGTTGGTTTCAATGCTGCATCTGAAAAGGTAGAAGATCTGATGGAAGCAGGGATCATCGATCCGGCAAAAGTTTGCCGCATTGCATTGACCAATGCATCCAGTATCGCTTCTCTTATGCTGACAACGGAAGCGCTCGTTTCTGATCTACCGGAAGAAGAAGGTGAAAAGATGCCTGCAATGCCTCCCGGTGGCGGCATGGGCGGAATGTATTAA